One window of Candidatus Mycobacterium wuenschmannii genomic DNA carries:
- a CDS encoding SDR family oxidoreductase produces the protein MTLHPSLENRTLAGTTAIVTGASRGFGRAIAETLATAGAHVVGVARSGAAVAADAADPEVANRLIGEHKPHTLVLCAGATPTMRPLHEQTWESFSQNWNVDVAQAFHWTRAALTLPLAPGSTVILVSSGAALNGSPLSGGYAGAKAAVKFVADYAALESDRAGLGIRFTSVLPRLTAATEMGAEAVAAYADRQGVDIDAFLRAAGPPLTAEQVGRSVLELATRPLDGSYLLTAAGLSELN, from the coding sequence ATGACCCTTCACCCTTCCCTTGAGAACCGGACGCTGGCCGGCACGACCGCGATCGTGACCGGCGCCAGCCGCGGATTCGGCCGCGCGATCGCCGAGACCCTGGCCACCGCGGGCGCGCACGTGGTCGGCGTCGCGCGCAGCGGCGCGGCGGTGGCCGCGGACGCCGCCGACCCCGAGGTGGCGAATCGCCTCATCGGAGAGCACAAGCCGCACACACTGGTGCTGTGCGCGGGGGCGACGCCGACGATGCGCCCACTGCACGAGCAGACATGGGAGAGCTTCAGCCAGAACTGGAACGTGGACGTCGCGCAGGCGTTCCACTGGACACGCGCGGCGCTGACCCTGCCGTTGGCCCCGGGCAGCACGGTCATCCTGGTGTCGAGCGGTGCCGCGCTAAACGGCTCACCGCTCAGCGGCGGCTACGCGGGCGCGAAGGCCGCCGTGAAGTTCGTCGCCGATTACGCCGCCCTCGAATCCGACCGGGCCGGCCTCGGCATCCGATTCACCTCGGTGTTGCCGCGTCTGACTGCCGCAACCGAAATGGGCGCCGAAGCCGTTGCGGCATATGCCGATCGGCAGGGCGTCGACATCGACGCCTTCCTCCGCGCGGCCGGGCCACCACTCACCGCGGAGCAGGTCGGCCGGTCGGTGCTCGAGCTCGCCACCCGACCACTTGACGGCTCGTATCTACTCACCGCCGCGGGCTTGTCGGAGCTCAACTGA
- a CDS encoding cation-translocating P-type ATPase, giving the protein MRVPGVTALLGGVAGGAVQMLQAGAQSVASAADAVSTLTAPVVDTVTHSTAWVLGSGRSTNGSRDGASATVRWQAGRRVHLDLDPLLPFPRWHEHAAVVEGPVRAVAGVAHAHVEGALGRLVVELDDDADADVVLETVRDVVNGAAADLAAAGREPQIRIAPFADPGNPLAVLVPLTAAVFDAVAIGAAVTGWVVKLPAAPKTTRAAAALLKDQPRMVAVLESRLGRVGTDLALAASTAAANGLTQAVGTPLLNLAERVLQISEAEAHRRRWRDREPQLASPSRPQAPVVPVISSTGVAKAQAAQHNWAAAAAGEASHVVVDGSIDAAIDSAKGSMAGPVEEYVDSAANGSLIAAASALVAGGGTEDAAGAVLAGIPKAAHMGRQSFAAVLGRGLADDGQMILDPGALRRLDRVKVVVIDGAALRGDHRAVLHARGDITGWDDDRVYEVADALLHSEQPPEPDPDELPANTARLRWLRAEGPSAAPAQGLEHADLVVDGETVGHVEVGWEVDPYAVPLLQIANRTGARVVLRHVAGTQDLAASVAASHPSGTPLLKLVRDLRADRGPVLLITALHRDFASTDTLAALAIADVGVALDDPKAATPWSADIITGTDLAAAVRILSALPAARQASESSVNLAKGGTTLAGLLLVTGNPSGPSNPMAIRRWLNPVNAAAASALMSGAFSAAKVLRQPDPTPQPLTAWHALDPEIVYSRLAGRTRPLTAVESAPAWRRVLEDLSYSPLGSPLRGPARQAGKLLSATRAELSDPLTPILAVGAAASAILGSNVDALLVGGVMAVNAVIGGSQRLRAEAAAAELFAEQDQVARRVVVPTVATSRRRLEAARTTTRTVTVPASSLRPGDVIDLAVPDVVPADARLLVAEDLEVDESLLTGESLPVDKQVDPVAAGDTDRASMLFEGSTIVAGHARAIVVATGVGTAAHRAISAVIDVESSAGVQARLRELTAKVLPLTLAGGAAVSGLALLRRASLRQAVADGVAIAVAAVPEGLPLVATLSQLAAAQRLSTRGVLVRAPRTIEALGRVDTVCFDKTGTLTENRLRLVLSVPASTSPQGPFPGIADPVATDVLRAAARASSQPHEAQGHAHATDEAILKAAESHAGSTDPDWDLLAEVPFESSRGFAASIGTLESNPKQPVLMLKGAPEVVLPRCRFADPQADREHAEALVHNLAEQGLRVLAVAKGNWKRATDDENTDADAVDVAAHDLELIGYVGLADTARASARPLIEGLVDAGRDVVLITGDHPVTARAIARQLGLPADARVITGADLNGLDEDAAAKLSADVQVFARVSPEQKVQIVAALQRCGRVTAMVGDGANDAAAIRMADVGIGVSGRGSSAARGAADIVLTDDDLGVLLDTLVEGRGMWAGVRDAVTILVGGNVGEVLFTIIGTALGSGRAPVGTRQLLLVNLLTDMFPALAVAVTPQFEEPDADEFDTEEEAAEARRAYQLSVLTGPTPSLDVPLMRQIITRGAVTAIGATSAWAIGRWTPGTERRTSTMGLTALVTTQLAQTLLTRRHSPLVVATALGSSAVLVAIVQTPVVSHFFGCTPLGPVAWTGVIGATAGATGLSILAPNFLAKTAGLVQPELAEATADA; this is encoded by the coding sequence ATGAGGGTTCCAGGTGTGACCGCCTTGCTCGGCGGCGTAGCCGGTGGAGCGGTGCAGATGCTGCAGGCCGGGGCGCAGAGCGTGGCAAGCGCCGCCGATGCCGTGTCGACGCTGACCGCTCCGGTGGTCGACACCGTCACTCACTCGACGGCCTGGGTGTTGGGCAGCGGCCGATCGACCAACGGCAGCCGCGACGGCGCCTCGGCGACCGTGCGATGGCAGGCCGGGCGGCGCGTGCACCTGGATCTCGACCCGCTGTTGCCGTTCCCGCGCTGGCACGAGCACGCTGCCGTGGTCGAAGGCCCGGTGCGCGCGGTCGCGGGCGTCGCCCACGCGCACGTCGAGGGAGCCCTGGGCCGCTTGGTCGTCGAACTCGATGACGATGCCGACGCCGACGTCGTGCTCGAAACGGTCCGCGACGTGGTGAACGGCGCTGCCGCGGACTTGGCCGCCGCCGGACGCGAGCCGCAGATCCGGATCGCGCCGTTCGCCGACCCCGGTAACCCGCTGGCGGTTCTGGTGCCGCTGACCGCGGCCGTCTTCGACGCCGTGGCGATCGGCGCCGCCGTCACCGGTTGGGTCGTGAAGTTGCCCGCCGCGCCCAAGACCACCCGCGCCGCCGCCGCGCTGCTGAAAGACCAGCCGCGGATGGTGGCCGTGCTCGAGTCGCGGCTGGGCCGGGTCGGCACCGACCTGGCCCTCGCCGCATCGACCGCCGCCGCCAACGGGCTGACCCAGGCGGTCGGCACGCCGCTGCTGAACCTGGCCGAGCGCGTCCTGCAGATCTCCGAGGCCGAGGCGCACCGCCGCCGTTGGCGCGACCGGGAGCCGCAACTTGCCTCTCCGAGCCGACCCCAGGCCCCCGTCGTCCCCGTCATCTCATCCACGGGTGTCGCGAAAGCACAGGCAGCCCAACATAATTGGGCAGCAGCGGCGGCCGGCGAGGCGTCACATGTCGTGGTGGACGGGTCGATCGACGCCGCCATCGACAGCGCGAAGGGTTCGATGGCCGGGCCGGTCGAGGAGTACGTCGACTCGGCCGCCAACGGCTCGCTGATCGCCGCGGCCAGCGCGCTGGTCGCCGGCGGCGGCACCGAGGACGCGGCCGGCGCCGTGCTGGCCGGAATCCCGAAGGCCGCCCACATGGGTCGCCAGTCCTTCGCTGCGGTGCTGGGCCGTGGACTGGCCGACGACGGGCAGATGATCCTCGATCCCGGTGCGCTACGCCGGCTGGACCGGGTCAAGGTCGTCGTCATCGACGGCGCCGCCCTGCGCGGCGACCACCGCGCGGTGCTGCACGCCCGCGGCGACATCACCGGTTGGGACGACGACCGGGTGTACGAGGTCGCCGACGCACTGCTGCACTCCGAGCAGCCGCCCGAGCCCGATCCGGACGAGCTTCCCGCGAACACCGCGCGGCTGCGCTGGCTGCGGGCCGAGGGACCGTCGGCCGCCCCGGCCCAGGGGCTCGAGCACGCCGACCTCGTCGTCGACGGGGAGACCGTCGGTCACGTCGAAGTCGGCTGGGAGGTCGACCCGTACGCGGTGCCACTGCTGCAGATCGCGAATCGCACCGGCGCCCGCGTCGTGCTGCGCCATGTCGCAGGCACTCAGGACCTCGCGGCCAGCGTCGCCGCCAGCCACCCCAGCGGCACGCCGTTGCTCAAGCTGGTCCGCGACCTGCGCGCCGACCGCGGACCGGTACTGCTGATCACCGCGCTGCATCGCGACTTCGCCTCGACCGACACCCTGGCCGCGCTGGCCATCGCCGACGTCGGGGTCGCGCTCGACGACCCGAAGGCCGCGACGCCGTGGAGTGCCGACATCATCACCGGCACCGATCTGGCCGCCGCGGTGCGCATCCTGTCGGCACTGCCGGCCGCGCGTCAGGCCAGCGAGTCCTCGGTGAACCTGGCCAAGGGCGGGACCACGCTGGCCGGTCTGCTGCTGGTCACCGGCAATCCGTCGGGACCGAGCAATCCGATGGCGATCCGGCGCTGGCTCAACCCGGTCAACGCCGCCGCCGCCAGCGCGCTGATGTCCGGGGCGTTTTCGGCCGCCAAGGTGCTGCGCCAACCCGACCCCACACCGCAGCCGCTGACCGCATGGCATGCCCTGGACCCCGAGATCGTCTACTCGCGACTGGCCGGCCGGACGCGTCCGCTCACCGCGGTCGAGAGCGCGCCCGCCTGGCGGCGCGTGCTGGAAGACTTGTCCTACAGCCCGCTGGGCTCGCCGCTGCGCGGACCCGCACGCCAGGCCGGCAAGCTGTTGTCGGCGACCAGGGCCGAGCTTTCCGACCCGCTCACGCCGATCCTGGCGGTCGGCGCCGCGGCCTCGGCGATCCTGGGCAGCAACGTCGACGCGTTGCTGGTCGGCGGTGTCATGGCGGTCAACGCCGTGATAGGCGGCTCCCAGCGACTCCGCGCCGAGGCCGCCGCCGCGGAACTCTTCGCCGAGCAGGACCAGGTCGCGCGCCGCGTCGTCGTCCCGACGGTGGCCACCTCGCGCCGCCGGTTGGAGGCGGCCCGCACGACCACCCGAACGGTGACGGTGCCGGCCAGTTCGCTGCGTCCCGGCGACGTCATCGACCTGGCGGTGCCCGACGTGGTGCCCGCCGACGCTCGGCTACTGGTCGCCGAGGACCTCGAGGTCGACGAGTCGCTGCTGACCGGCGAGTCGTTGCCGGTCGACAAACAGGTCGATCCGGTCGCGGCGGGCGACACCGATCGGGCCAGCATGCTGTTCGAGGGCAGCACGATCGTCGCCGGGCATGCCCGGGCGATCGTGGTGGCCACCGGCGTGGGCACTGCGGCGCATCGCGCCATCTCGGCGGTCATCGACGTCGAGTCGTCGGCCGGCGTGCAAGCCCGACTGCGGGAACTGACCGCCAAGGTGTTGCCGCTGACCCTGGCCGGTGGCGCCGCGGTGTCGGGGCTGGCCCTGCTCCGCCGCGCCTCGCTGCGCCAGGCGGTCGCCGACGGCGTCGCGATCGCGGTGGCCGCCGTGCCCGAGGGCCTGCCGCTGGTCGCGACTCTGTCGCAATTGGCCGCGGCGCAACGGCTTTCGACGCGTGGCGTGCTGGTCCGCGCGCCACGCACGATCGAGGCGCTGGGCCGGGTGGACACCGTCTGCTTCGACAAGACCGGCACCCTCACCGAAAACCGCCTGCGCCTTGTCCTTTCGGTGCCGGCGTCGACCAGCCCGCAGGGACCGTTCCCCGGTATAGCCGACCCGGTGGCCACCGACGTCCTGCGGGCCGCGGCGCGCGCGTCGTCGCAACCGCACGAGGCGCAGGGCCACGCGCACGCCACCGACGAGGCGATCCTCAAGGCCGCGGAATCCCACGCTGGCAGCACCGACCCGGACTGGGACCTGCTCGCCGAGGTGCCCTTCGAATCCAGCCGCGGCTTCGCGGCCTCGATCGGCACGCTCGAGAGCAACCCGAAACAGCCCGTGCTGATGCTCAAGGGCGCGCCCGAGGTCGTGCTGCCGCGCTGCCGGTTCGCCGATCCGCAAGCCGACCGCGAGCACGCGGAAGCGTTGGTGCACAACCTCGCCGAGCAGGGGCTACGGGTGCTGGCCGTCGCGAAGGGCAACTGGAAACGCGCCACCGACGACGAGAACACCGACGCCGACGCGGTCGACGTCGCAGCGCACGATCTGGAGTTGATCGGCTACGTCGGGCTGGCCGACACCGCCCGCGCGTCCGCCCGACCGTTGATCGAAGGCCTGGTCGACGCGGGCCGCGACGTCGTGCTGATCACCGGCGACCACCCGGTGACCGCGCGGGCGATCGCCCGCCAGCTGGGTCTGCCCGCTGACGCTCGGGTGATCACCGGTGCCGACCTCAACGGCCTCGACGAGGACGCGGCCGCCAAGCTCTCCGCCGACGTGCAGGTGTTCGCCCGGGTCAGCCCGGAGCAGAAGGTGCAGATCGTCGCGGCACTGCAGCGCTGCGGGCGGGTCACCGCGATGGTCGGCGACGGGGCCAACGACGCCGCGGCGATCCGGATGGCGGATGTCGGCATCGGGGTCAGCGGTCGCGGGTCGTCGGCCGCTCGCGGCGCCGCGGACATCGTGCTCACCGACGACGACCTCGGCGTGCTGCTGGACACCCTGGTCGAGGGCCGCGGCATGTGGGCCGGGGTACGCGACGCGGTGACGATCCTGGTCGGCGGCAACGTCGGCGAGGTGCTCTTCACCATCATCGGCACGGCGCTGGGCAGCGGACGAGCGCCGGTCGGGACCCGGCAACTGCTGCTGGTGAACCTGCTGACCGACATGTTCCCGGCCCTCGCGGTCGCCGTCACCCCGCAGTTCGAGGAGCCCGACGCCGACGAGTTCGACACCGAGGAGGAGGCGGCCGAAGCCCGTCGCGCGTATCAGCTCTCGGTGCTGACCGGGCCCACACCGTCGCTGGACGTGCCGCTGATGCGTCAGATCATCACCCGCGGGGCCGTCACGGCCATCGGCGCCACCTCCGCCTGGGCCATCGGCCGATGGACACCGGGAACCGAAAGGCGCACCTCCACAATGGGATTGACCGCGCTGGTCACGACGCAGCTGGCCCAGACGCTGCTCACCCGGCGGCACAGCCCGCTGGTGGTGGCCACCGCCCTGGGCAGCTCGGCGGTGCTGGTGGCGATCGTGCAAACGCCGGTGGTGAGCCACTTCTTCGGCTGCACGCCGCTTGGACCGGTCGCGTGGACCGGGGTGATCGGGGCCACCGCCGGCGCCACCGGGTTGTCGATACTGGCGCCCAACTTCCTGGCCAAGACCGCCGGATTGGTGCAACCCGAACTGGCCGAAGCCACCGCCGACGCTTAA
- a CDS encoding sigma-70 family RNA polymerase sigma factor, translated as MPAQEDFIEQAAPFRGELIAHCYRMLGSAQDAEDLVQETYLRGWRGYSDFEERAALRTWLYRIATTACLRALENRTRRVLPAGLGSGSVDPDVDVGAPTGSHQWLEPLPDTLTPETEFGVRQSVRLAVATALQELPARQRAVLILRDVVQFSAAEVAELLETTTASVNSALQRARAHLAEVAPNEDDVPEPDDADLRALLDRYCAAFENADLAALTDLLQTDVRLEMPPLPVWFTGRDAVTTFLSRRAFAEPGDIAFVDTSANGRPALAEYRRADDDIFRAHSIHVITPGDRGIARMLVFLDPDLFPVFGLPATH; from the coding sequence GTGCCCGCGCAGGAAGACTTCATCGAGCAGGCGGCGCCGTTTCGGGGCGAGCTGATCGCGCACTGCTACCGCATGCTCGGCTCGGCACAGGACGCCGAGGATCTGGTCCAGGAAACCTACCTGCGCGGTTGGCGCGGCTATTCGGATTTCGAGGAGCGCGCCGCTCTGCGGACCTGGCTGTACCGGATTGCGACCACCGCCTGCCTGCGGGCGCTGGAGAACCGCACCCGAAGAGTGCTGCCCGCCGGGTTGGGCTCCGGGTCCGTCGACCCGGACGTCGACGTCGGCGCGCCGACCGGCAGCCACCAGTGGCTGGAGCCGCTGCCGGACACGTTGACCCCCGAGACCGAATTCGGGGTCCGGCAGAGTGTGCGGTTGGCGGTGGCGACGGCCCTTCAGGAACTCCCGGCCCGGCAGCGGGCGGTGCTGATCCTGCGTGACGTCGTACAGTTCAGCGCCGCCGAGGTCGCGGAGCTCCTCGAGACCACCACGGCCTCGGTGAACAGCGCGCTGCAGCGAGCGCGCGCCCACCTCGCTGAGGTCGCGCCGAACGAAGACGACGTGCCCGAACCGGACGACGCGGACCTCCGAGCGTTGCTGGATCGCTACTGCGCGGCCTTCGAAAACGCCGACCTTGCCGCGTTGACCGACCTGCTGCAGACCGACGTCCGCCTCGAGATGCCGCCGCTGCCGGTGTGGTTCACAGGTCGCGACGCCGTCACGACGTTTCTGTCACGACGCGCGTTCGCCGAACCCGGCGACATCGCGTTTGTCGACACGTCCGCCAACGGCCGGCCCGCTCTCGCCGAATACCGCCGCGCCGACGACGACATATTCCGCGCGCACTCGATTCACGTCATCACCCCAGGCGACCGCGGCATCGCCCGGATGCTCGTCTTCCTCGATCCGGACCTGTTCCCGGTGTTCGGGCTGCCGGCGACACACTGA
- a CDS encoding AMP-dependent synthetase/ligase codes for MAETRANQANNLAQLFLQRVEKSGDREAFRFPENGDWTSVTWSQAAERVEALAAGLLSLGIESEDRVGIASATRLEWILADLAILCAGAATTTVYPSTNAEDTAYILADSGSKIVFAEDATQLEKLTEQRGELSDVSKVVLIEGSSDDDWVITLDDLADQGAKYLAEHANCVRKVADEIKPDQLATLIYTSGTTGKPKGVRLPHKSWVYTGNVISGMGLLDENDLQLLWLPLAHAFGKVLIATQVACGFATAIDGRVDKIVENCGIVKPTFMGAAPRIFEKAYNKIITQQKGAKKVLFGWAFAVGKEVARRRREGKFVWPHLVAQQKLFDGLVFAKIRDVFGGRIRFFISGSAPLNRDVAEWFEAAGVLVLEGYGLTESSGAGFINRPDNYKLGTVGLPFEGTEVRISDAGEVQFRSDCVMAGYHHLDEATAESLKDGWLSTGDQGKLDDDGFLSITGRIKELFKLSNGKYVAPPAIEAKFATLCPYASQFMVFGEGKNFAAALVTLDEDSISGWAKDNGLDGKSYEELTKSDAVHDMIEDHVKKLNASLNRWETIKKWAVLDHDLSVDGGQLTPSLKVKRGVVAEQNKETLDGFYS; via the coding sequence ATGGCCGAGACAAGAGCTAACCAGGCGAACAACCTCGCGCAGCTGTTCCTACAGCGCGTCGAGAAGTCGGGAGACCGCGAGGCGTTCCGCTTCCCCGAGAACGGCGACTGGACGTCGGTCACGTGGAGCCAGGCCGCCGAACGGGTCGAGGCGCTGGCGGCCGGCCTGCTGTCGCTGGGTATCGAGTCCGAGGACCGGGTCGGCATCGCCTCGGCCACCCGGTTGGAGTGGATCCTCGCCGATCTCGCGATCCTCTGCGCCGGTGCGGCCACCACGACCGTCTACCCCAGCACCAACGCCGAGGACACGGCCTACATCCTGGCCGATTCAGGCTCCAAGATCGTGTTCGCCGAGGACGCCACCCAACTCGAGAAGCTCACCGAGCAGCGCGGCGAGCTGTCGGACGTGAGCAAGGTCGTGCTGATCGAAGGCAGCTCGGACGACGACTGGGTGATCACCCTCGACGACCTCGCCGATCAGGGTGCGAAATACCTTGCCGAGCACGCAAATTGCGTCCGCAAGGTCGCCGACGAGATCAAGCCCGACCAACTGGCGACGCTGATCTACACCTCGGGTACCACCGGGAAGCCGAAAGGCGTTCGGCTACCGCACAAGTCGTGGGTTTACACCGGCAACGTCATCTCCGGGATGGGCCTGCTGGACGAGAACGATCTGCAACTGCTGTGGCTGCCGCTGGCCCACGCGTTCGGCAAGGTCCTGATCGCCACCCAAGTGGCGTGCGGCTTCGCCACCGCGATCGACGGCCGCGTCGACAAGATCGTGGAGAACTGCGGGATCGTCAAACCGACGTTCATGGGCGCCGCCCCGCGCATCTTCGAAAAGGCCTACAACAAGATCATCACCCAGCAGAAGGGCGCCAAGAAGGTGCTGTTCGGCTGGGCGTTCGCGGTGGGCAAGGAGGTCGCCCGCCGGCGCCGCGAGGGCAAGTTCGTCTGGCCGCATCTGGTGGCGCAGCAGAAGCTGTTCGACGGGTTGGTGTTTGCCAAGATCCGCGATGTGTTCGGCGGCCGGATCCGGTTCTTCATCTCGGGCTCGGCGCCGCTGAACCGCGATGTCGCCGAGTGGTTCGAGGCCGCCGGGGTTCTGGTGCTGGAGGGCTACGGGCTCACCGAGTCGTCCGGCGCGGGCTTCATCAACCGGCCGGACAACTACAAACTCGGCACCGTCGGCCTGCCCTTCGAGGGCACCGAGGTCCGCATCAGCGACGCGGGCGAGGTGCAGTTCCGCAGCGACTGCGTGATGGCCGGCTACCACCACCTCGACGAGGCCACCGCCGAGTCGCTGAAGGACGGCTGGCTGTCCACCGGGGATCAGGGCAAGCTCGACGACGACGGCTTCCTGTCCATCACCGGCCGGATCAAGGAGCTGTTCAAGCTGTCCAACGGCAAGTACGTGGCGCCGCCGGCGATCGAGGCGAAGTTCGCGACGCTGTGCCCGTACGCCAGTCAGTTCATGGTGTTCGGTGAGGGCAAGAACTTCGCCGCGGCCCTGGTCACCCTGGACGAGGATTCGATCAGCGGGTGGGCCAAAGACAATGGGCTGGATGGCAAGTCGTACGAGGAGCTGACGAAGTCCGACGCCGTGCACGACATGATCGAGGATCACGTCAAGAAGCTCAACGCCAGCCTGAACCGGTGGGAGACCATCAAGAAGTGGGCGGTGCTCGACCACGACCTCTCCGTCGACGGCGGCCAGTTGACCCCGTCGCTGAAGGTCAAGCGTGGCGTGGTCGCCGAGCAGAACAAGGAGACCCTGGATGGCTTCTACTCCTGA
- a CDS encoding DUF899 domain-containing protein, giving the protein MKTPPIVSAQEWTAAQHQMRVREKEAMRVHDALAAQRRRMPWLPVEKNYEFDGPDGRVDLLGLFQGRRQLLVYRAFVGPEIDGWPDHGCRGCSMIADHIGNLAHLNARDATLVFVSRAPQDGIDRLKERMGWRMPWYSITDDFDVDFGVDEWHGTNVFIHDDARVYRTYFISGRGDEVLGNTWSFLDLTPLGRQENWEDSPEGYPQGPPYEWWDWHDTYGEHEPSRWFGDPDPNDPNDPRPART; this is encoded by the coding sequence ATGAAGACACCACCGATCGTATCGGCCCAAGAGTGGACGGCCGCGCAGCACCAGATGCGGGTGCGGGAGAAGGAAGCCATGCGCGTGCACGACGCGCTCGCGGCGCAGCGCCGGCGGATGCCCTGGCTGCCTGTCGAGAAGAACTACGAGTTCGACGGCCCGGACGGCAGAGTCGATCTGCTGGGCCTGTTTCAGGGTCGCCGGCAGTTGCTGGTCTACCGCGCCTTCGTCGGGCCTGAGATCGACGGCTGGCCGGATCACGGCTGCCGCGGTTGCTCGATGATCGCCGACCACATCGGCAACCTGGCCCACCTCAATGCGCGCGATGCCACGCTGGTGTTCGTCTCTCGCGCGCCGCAGGACGGCATCGACCGGTTGAAGGAGCGGATGGGCTGGCGGATGCCGTGGTACTCGATCACCGACGACTTCGACGTGGACTTCGGCGTGGACGAATGGCACGGCACCAACGTGTTCATCCACGACGACGCGCGGGTCTACCGGACATACTTCATCAGCGGCCGGGGTGACGAGGTGCTGGGCAACACCTGGAGTTTCCTGGACCTGACCCCGTTGGGCCGACAGGAGAATTGGGAAGACTCGCCGGAGGGCTATCCGCAGGGCCCGCCCTATGAATGGTGGGACTGGCACGACACCTACGGCGAACACGAGCCGTCGCGCTGGTTCGGCGATCCCGATCCGAACGATCCCAACGATCCGCGACCCGCCCGCACCTGA
- a CDS encoding esterase/lipase family protein: MASTPEPVAASTDQVPDAANAAPPGHLLRTLEWRTGVEYASARLAMRRIARWQHGDGHPVLVLPGFLAGPLSTDLLRNVLRQLNYRVYDWGLGTNMGYRASMKESLPARVQHIRERNDGRAISLIGWSAGGIYARELARGLPGDIRSVITLGSPFRGNHEASTAWRVWRLVNRGADATESVSERALDRRAQPLSIPTTCIYSKSDGIVAWQCCTSVPAPQTENIEVRSSHLGYGHNVQTLSVIADRLAQPEGDWKPYSR; the protein is encoded by the coding sequence ATGGCTTCTACTCCTGAGCCCGTCGCCGCATCGACGGATCAGGTACCCGATGCCGCCAACGCGGCGCCCCCGGGACACCTGCTCCGAACCCTCGAGTGGCGCACCGGCGTGGAGTACGCATCCGCGCGGCTGGCGATGCGACGGATCGCGCGCTGGCAGCACGGCGACGGCCACCCGGTCCTGGTACTGCCGGGTTTTCTAGCCGGCCCGCTGTCCACAGACTTGCTACGTAACGTGTTGCGCCAGTTGAACTATCGCGTCTACGACTGGGGCCTGGGCACCAACATGGGCTACCGCGCCAGCATGAAGGAGTCGTTACCCGCCCGGGTGCAACACATTCGCGAACGCAACGATGGCCGCGCGATCAGCCTAATCGGCTGGAGCGCCGGCGGCATCTATGCCCGCGAGCTGGCCCGCGGACTGCCCGGTGACATCCGGTCGGTGATCACGCTGGGCTCCCCGTTCCGCGGCAACCACGAGGCCAGCACCGCGTGGCGGGTTTGGCGGCTGGTGAACCGCGGCGCGGACGCCACCGAGTCCGTGTCGGAGCGGGCCTTGGACCGTCGCGCGCAACCACTTTCGATCCCGACGACATGCATCTACAGCAAGTCCGACGGCATCGTCGCCTGGCAGTGCTGCACCAGCGTGCCCGCACCGCAGACGGAGAACATCGAAGTGCGCAGCAGCCATCTCGGCTATGGGCACAACGTGCAGACGCTGTCGGTGATCGCCGATCGCCTCGCCCAGCCGGAAGGCGACTGGAAGCCGTATAGCCGCTAG
- a CDS encoding nuclear transport factor 2 family protein yields MFAPSLPAVVLDSAVDPADRVSAIDFINRVNWLFDAWDIDAMLEAFLPDAVTFHTHGVSRGRIETRRLFQDQSPHVTPGISRQALNPIVDPDDDGGVIVRYHNLLVRNTAQASAPRIVSGHVVTAAVDAPEIFIYSAMTDRLRRTGHGWRIFERHVGETSMNEGRAADPYLETAAW; encoded by the coding sequence ATGTTTGCGCCCAGCCTGCCCGCCGTCGTTCTCGACAGCGCCGTCGACCCCGCGGACCGTGTCAGCGCGATCGACTTCATCAACCGGGTCAACTGGCTGTTCGACGCCTGGGACATCGACGCCATGCTCGAGGCCTTCCTTCCGGACGCCGTCACGTTCCACACCCACGGCGTGAGCCGCGGCAGGATCGAAACGCGTCGACTCTTTCAGGACCAAAGCCCGCACGTGACACCGGGCATCAGCCGGCAGGCCCTCAACCCCATCGTCGATCCTGACGACGACGGCGGCGTCATCGTCCGTTACCACAACCTGCTCGTCCGCAACACCGCCCAGGCGTCGGCGCCGAGGATCGTCTCCGGCCACGTCGTGACGGCCGCGGTCGATGCGCCGGAGATCTTCATCTACTCCGCGATGACCGACCGGCTCCGCCGCACCGGACACGGCTGGCGCATCTTCGAACGCCACGTCGGAGAGACGTCGATGAACGAAGGCCGCGCTGCCGACCCGTATCTGGAAACGGCCGCCTGGTAA